One window of the Leptotrichia sp. oral taxon 215 str. W9775 genome contains the following:
- a CDS encoding YhcG family protein — MEVSNNYINEVKEILKNARQKAYTAINSAMVEAYWEIGRRIVEEEQRGKERAEYGKEIIKNLSKELTEEFGKGFGERNIRNIRQFYVLFSDYEKWKSLISKLTWTHIQKVLRVSNEKARIFYLTEAAENMWSVRTLDRNISTLYYDRIVASIDKKIVENEMKEKTKKLQAKEFIKNPVVLEFLDLPTNMSYTENELEKALTDDIQKFMMELGKGFAFVERQQHIRTENSDFYIDLVFYNYILKCFVIVELKTGKLTHQDIGQLDMYVRMYDDLKKQKNDNPTIGLLLCTDTDRTIIKYSVLNDNKNLFASKYINYLPSEEELINEIERQKVLFKINSKEEVSK; from the coding sequence ATGGAGGTTTCAAATAACTATATTAATGAAGTGAAAGAAATACTTAAAAATGCTAGACAAAAAGCATATACTGCTATAAATTCGGCTATGGTGGAAGCATATTGGGAAATTGGAAGAAGAATTGTAGAAGAAGAACAGCGAGGAAAAGAAAGAGCTGAATACGGGAAAGAAATTATCAAAAATTTATCAAAAGAATTGACAGAAGAATTTGGAAAAGGTTTTGGAGAAAGAAATATTCGGAATATTAGACAGTTTTATGTACTATTTTCAGATTATGAAAAATGGAAATCACTGATTTCCAAATTAACTTGGACACACATTCAGAAAGTTTTAAGAGTTTCCAATGAGAAGGCTAGAATATTTTATTTGACGGAAGCAGCAGAAAATATGTGGTCTGTAAGAACTTTGGATAGGAATATATCTACACTCTACTATGATCGTATTGTTGCAAGTATTGATAAAAAAATTGTCGAAAATGAAATGAAAGAGAAGACAAAAAAACTACAAGCAAAAGAATTTATAAAAAATCCAGTAGTTTTGGAGTTTCTAGATTTACCAACAAATATGTCTTATACAGAAAATGAATTAGAAAAAGCATTAACAGACGATATTCAAAAATTTATGATGGAACTTGGAAAAGGTTTTGCATTTGTGGAAAGGCAACAGCATATTCGTACAGAAAATTCAGATTTTTATATCGATTTGGTATTTTATAACTATATTTTGAAATGTTTTGTTATAGTAGAGTTAAAAACAGGAAAATTAACACATCAGGATATTGGACAACTTGATATGTACGTAAGAATGTATGATGACTTAAAAAAACAGAAAAATGATAATCCAACAATAGGACTTCTTCTTTGTACGGATACAGATAGAACTATTATAAAGTATTCAGTTTTGAATGATAATAAAAATCTTTTTGCAAGTAAATATATAAATTATCTGCCTAGTGAAGAGGAATTAATAAATGAAATAGAAAGGCAGAAAGTACTGTTTAAAATAAATAGTAAAGAGGAGGTTTCAAAATGA